One Cohnella candidum genomic region harbors:
- a CDS encoding glycosyltransferase 61 family protein encodes MERPDPPSGWYESAWDWASANVSRYADFRQFYRSVTDLDPSIVRHGPKGMDERYYKPLFDYHLRNMNPRKYVAMLPGGRVCGRSGVISPDNKLIWDVSMDFFGSPEQHPVFSGRPLPPVTRIPGTAAVMTAPGSDNYYHWLVDVVPRFELLRRAPIRIDKYIMNVNGTIPFQNETLAALGISREQLIESHDGTNYQADTLVVPAVLNTRTLMPGWALPVIRRGLLTNRGITPIAGYERIYVSRLNAGHRRTENEQALIRILEGFGFRTVYMEQHSVADAARIFSSCDIVVAPHGAGLANLVFCRPGIKVVELFAPRYVNLCYWAISQHAGLDYHYLIGDGPEPGPVDPDTGSGLGGHDPISVNPVDLWMLLEKMQRPERTWFFNKRRRTDGMTMKIAMKAYNGQYVCAEGGGGREMVANRTQLGPWETFQATFVDPWNNLVTLKTWDGNCYVGAAADGRVYSAHAQSPGPEMTFKLEPRGGRHMSLRSSSGKFVCAEGGGGREMIANRDYCDIWETFEIEVL; translated from the coding sequence ATGGAAAGACCGGATCCCCCAAGCGGCTGGTACGAGAGCGCTTGGGATTGGGCGTCGGCGAATGTTTCTAGGTATGCCGACTTCAGGCAGTTCTACCGGAGCGTCACCGATCTGGACCCTTCCATCGTGCGTCACGGCCCGAAAGGAATGGACGAGCGGTATTATAAGCCTTTGTTCGACTATCATCTCCGCAACATGAATCCCCGTAAATACGTCGCCATGCTTCCCGGCGGAAGGGTGTGCGGAAGAAGCGGAGTCATCTCGCCGGACAACAAGCTCATCTGGGACGTCTCGATGGACTTCTTCGGCTCCCCGGAGCAGCACCCCGTCTTCTCGGGCCGACCCTTGCCGCCCGTGACGCGGATCCCCGGAACGGCGGCGGTGATGACGGCTCCCGGCAGCGACAACTATTATCACTGGCTTGTCGACGTGGTTCCGAGATTCGAATTGCTTCGGCGCGCCCCAATCCGCATCGATAAGTACATCATGAACGTAAACGGAACGATTCCCTTCCAGAACGAGACATTGGCTGCGTTGGGGATTTCGCGGGAGCAGCTCATCGAGAGCCATGACGGCACGAACTATCAAGCGGATACGCTGGTCGTGCCCGCCGTGCTCAACACCCGAACGCTCATGCCGGGCTGGGCGCTGCCGGTGATCCGGCGCGGGCTGTTAACTAACCGGGGAATTACGCCGATCGCCGGCTACGAACGGATATACGTCAGCCGGTTGAATGCCGGCCACCGGAGAACCGAAAACGAGCAAGCTCTCATCCGGATCTTGGAAGGCTTCGGATTTCGGACGGTTTACATGGAGCAGCATTCCGTCGCGGATGCCGCTCGGATCTTCTCTTCCTGCGACATCGTCGTCGCTCCGCACGGGGCGGGATTGGCCAATTTGGTCTTCTGCCGCCCGGGCATCAAGGTCGTCGAGTTGTTCGCTCCGCGTTACGTCAATTTGTGTTATTGGGCGATCTCCCAGCATGCCGGGCTCGACTATCACTATTTAATCGGCGACGGACCGGAACCGGGACCGGTCGATCCCGACACGGGTTCGGGCCTGGGCGGCCATGACCCCATCTCCGTAAACCCGGTCGACCTATGGATGCTCCTGGAAAAAATGCAGCGCCCCGAGCGAACTTGGTTTTTCAACAAAAGGAGGAGGACCGACGGAATGACGATGAAAATCGCCATGAAAGCGTACAACGGCCAATATGTGTGCGCCGAAGGCGGCGGAGGCAGGGAAATGGTCGCCAACCGGACCCAACTGGGACCTTGGGAGACGTTCCAGGCCACCTTCGTCGACCCTTGGAACAACCTGGTGACTCTGAAAACATGGGATGGAAACTGCTATGTCGGCGCCGCCGCCGATGGAAGGGTCTATTCGGCGCACGCGCAATCGCCGGGTCCGGAGATGACGTTCAAACTGGAACCCCGCGGCGGCCGCCACATGTCGCTGCGGTCTTCCTCGGGCAAATTCGTTTGCGCCGAAGGCGGAGGCGGCAGGGAAATGATCGCGAACCGCGACTACTGCGACATTTGGGAAACGTTCGAGATCGAAGTACTGTAA
- a CDS encoding RNA polymerase sigma factor has translation MKEIVATDASPSPGHDIVSELQATLTRYCLSLTGSRPEAEDLAQDAWLKALGSLRIPGHPNPEALLLRIAKNAWIDRSRRIRTGNRLQLLERPQEAPQDAGLFELEAIFGALVKHLSPLQRSVFLLRDVFGYSNAEAAARLHTTEGAVKTALHRARQSLHAVREEMREPSEASRPDREGLTLFLRALAAAYRSEDIARLTQLAQMDVLPPVTAIGIAQARLLRERRPGTRQAPGMMAA, from the coding sequence ATGAAAGAAATTGTTGCGACTGACGCGTCCCCCTCTCCGGGGCATGACATCGTCTCCGAACTTCAGGCGACGCTGACCCGATATTGCCTGTCGCTGACGGGCTCTCGCCCGGAAGCCGAAGATTTGGCGCAGGACGCCTGGTTGAAGGCGCTGGGTTCGCTCCGGATTCCCGGCCACCCCAATCCGGAAGCTCTACTGCTTCGGATCGCGAAAAACGCATGGATCGACCGGTCCCGGAGAATCCGCACCGGGAATCGCTTGCAGCTGCTGGAGCGACCGCAAGAGGCTCCCCAGGATGCCGGTTTGTTCGAGCTGGAAGCGATCTTCGGCGCGCTGGTCAAACACCTTTCGCCTCTTCAGCGATCCGTGTTCCTGCTGCGCGACGTATTCGGTTATTCCAACGCGGAAGCGGCCGCCCGTCTCCATACGACCGAAGGCGCGGTCAAAACGGCGCTGCACCGGGCAAGGCAATCGCTTCATGCCGTGAGAGAAGAAATGAGAGAACCGTCGGAGGCAAGCCGGCCGGACCGTGAGGGACTTACCCTCTTTCTTCGCGCACTGGCTGCCGCTTACAGAAGCGAGGACATCGCGCGGCTCACCCAACTCGCGCAGATGGATGTCCTGCCGCCGGTCACCGCCATCGGCATCGCGCAGGCACGTTTGCTCCGCGAGCGCCGGCCGGGAACGCGCCAAGCGCCAGGCATGATGGCGGCTTAA
- the clpP gene encoding ATP-dependent Clp endopeptidase proteolytic subunit ClpP, producing MSVIPYVVEQTSRGERSYDIYSRLLKDRIIFVGAAIDDQLANSVVAQLLFLAAEDPDKEIHMYINSPGGVTTSGFAIFDTMQFIKPPVHTICTGMAASFASLLLVSGEKGKRFALPNSEIMIHQPSGGAQGQASDIEISARRILQLREKINRIYADRTGQPLEKIERDMDRDYFMSAEEALEYGIIDQIVQKL from the coding sequence ATGAGCGTAATTCCCTATGTGGTGGAGCAGACGAGCCGGGGGGAACGGTCCTACGACATTTACTCCCGGCTGCTCAAAGACCGGATCATCTTCGTCGGGGCGGCGATCGACGACCAATTGGCAAACTCCGTCGTGGCGCAATTGCTCTTCCTGGCCGCGGAAGACCCGGACAAGGAAATCCATATGTACATCAACAGTCCGGGCGGCGTGACGACGTCCGGGTTCGCGATTTTCGACACGATGCAGTTCATCAAACCGCCGGTGCATACGATCTGTACGGGGATGGCGGCTTCGTTCGCGTCCTTGCTTCTTGTGTCCGGCGAGAAGGGCAAACGCTTCGCGCTCCCGAACAGCGAAATCATGATCCATCAGCCGAGCGGAGGAGCCCAGGGACAAGCGAGCGACATCGAGATCAGCGCAAGGCGGATCCTGCAGCTGCGCGAGAAGATCAACCGGATTTACGCGGACCGGACCGGCCAGCCCCTGGAGAAGATAGAACGCGACATGGACAGGGATTACTTCATGTCGGCCGAGGAAGCGCTGGAATACGGGATCATCGACCAAATCGTCCAAAAGCTCTGA
- a CDS encoding ketoacyl-ACP synthase III, whose protein sequence is MNASAASSSGLLSRAAITAIGSHVPEGLITNADLERMVETDHEWIVRRTGIVTRHKAAEDEFTSHLAVKAVRNLIERYSVDAGDVDGVIVATTTPDMPFPSVASQVQKAFGMTGALAVDINAACAGFVTGLQMANGLILSGAYRKILVIGAETLTKITDYTDRTTCILFGDGAGAVLVEAVPEGTFLSSYAATEGAGGNQVYITGLSKLWEGQVLPGEGKLVQNGREVYKWALSTIPDAVVRMTEGAGYQVGDLDWFVPHSANLRMIEAICERLQLPTEKALQSVIDNGNTSAASIPLALDAGVRDGKLLPGQLVALFGFGSGLTQSGVVLRWTAGNGK, encoded by the coding sequence ATGAACGCGTCTGCCGCTTCTTCTTCCGGTTTGCTGTCCCGTGCCGCCATCACCGCGATCGGTAGCCATGTCCCCGAAGGGTTGATCACGAACGCCGATCTGGAACGCATGGTCGAGACCGACCATGAATGGATCGTGAGGCGGACCGGCATCGTGACGAGACACAAGGCCGCCGAAGACGAATTTACGAGTCACCTGGCCGTGAAAGCGGTCCGGAACCTGATCGAACGCTACTCCGTCGATGCCGGCGACGTGGACGGCGTCATTGTGGCTACAACGACGCCGGATATGCCCTTCCCTTCCGTCGCTTCACAAGTCCAGAAGGCGTTCGGCATGACCGGCGCGTTGGCGGTGGACATCAATGCCGCCTGCGCAGGATTCGTGACGGGTTTGCAGATGGCCAACGGCCTCATTCTCTCCGGCGCTTACCGCAAAATCCTCGTTATCGGAGCCGAGACGCTTACGAAAATCACCGACTATACGGACCGCACGACGTGCATTCTATTCGGTGACGGGGCAGGCGCCGTCCTGGTGGAGGCCGTTCCGGAAGGAACGTTCCTCTCCAGCTACGCCGCTACCGAAGGCGCGGGAGGCAACCAGGTGTACATCACCGGCCTGTCGAAGCTCTGGGAAGGCCAGGTCCTCCCCGGCGAAGGCAAGCTGGTGCAGAACGGACGGGAAGTTTACAAATGGGCGCTCTCCACGATCCCGGACGCCGTCGTCCGCATGACGGAGGGAGCCGGTTACCAAGTGGGCGATCTGGACTGGTTCGTCCCTCACAGCGCAAACCTGAGGATGATCGAAGCGATCTGCGAACGCCTGCAGCTGCCGACCGAGAAAGCCCTCCAAAGCGTCATCGACAACGGGAACACCTCGGCCGCCTCGATTCCCCTCGCGCTCGATGCCGGCGTACGGGACGGAAAGCTGCTTCCCGGTCAACTCGTCGCCCTGTTCGGATTCGGCTCCGGCTTGACGCAGTCGGGCGTCGTCCTGCGCTGGACTGCCGGAAACGGTAAATAA
- a CDS encoding YhcN/YlaJ family sporulation lipoprotein gives MRKGILASSVLLSAAIAVSGCNTGDVGQKNIRPYYANDYVKNGLPINGTHSFGAPTYRTRFANDQANEQNRWMGRNGLNNFVVGAHDNYHLRTNDRIENELSAMPGVGAARVMLTDHNAYVGITPNRSGQMNAAAADVEGKLKDKIADRVKAMSPLIQNVYVTSNPEFVDRLTHYSEAAAAGHPVQDYLAEFNALVSRIFPAHSTSGTNGRSATSGTFGTSGTR, from the coding sequence ATGCGTAAGGGCATCTTGGCTTCTTCCGTTTTATTATCCGCTGCGATTGCCGTATCGGGTTGTAATACGGGAGATGTGGGCCAGAAAAACATTCGTCCCTATTATGCCAACGATTACGTGAAAAACGGGCTTCCGATTAACGGCACGCACTCCTTCGGCGCGCCGACGTACCGCACGCGATTTGCCAACGACCAAGCCAATGAGCAGAATCGCTGGATGGGCCGCAACGGCCTGAACAACTTCGTGGTTGGAGCGCACGACAACTACCACCTTCGGACGAACGACCGGATCGAAAATGAGCTCTCCGCCATGCCGGGAGTGGGGGCGGCACGCGTCATGCTGACGGACCATAACGCCTACGTGGGCATCACCCCGAATCGCTCGGGGCAGATGAACGCGGCAGCGGCGGACGTCGAGGGGAAGCTGAAAGATAAAATCGCGGACCGGGTCAAAGCGATGTCTCCGCTCATTCAGAACGTGTACGTGACGTCGAACCCCGAATTCGTCGACCGCTTAACGCATTACAGCGAAGCCGCCGCGGCCGGCCATCCGGTGCAGGACTATTTGGCCGAGTTTAACGCGCTCGTGTCGAGGATTTTCCCGGCTCATTCCACTTCCGGAACGAACGGAAGGTCCGCAACCTCCGGAACTTTCGGAACGTCCGGTACCCGCTGA
- a CDS encoding helix-turn-helix domain-containing protein, whose amino-acid sequence MKGSDHKSKFLLTNREREVFELLVQDKTTRDIAQQLFISEKTVRNHISNVMQKLNVKGRSQAVVELIKLGELKI is encoded by the coding sequence TTGAAAGGCAGCGACCACAAGAGCAAATTCCTTCTCACGAATCGGGAACGCGAAGTGTTCGAACTGCTTGTGCAGGACAAAACGACTCGCGACATTGCCCAGCAATTGTTCATCAGCGAGAAAACGGTCCGAAATCACATTTCGAACGTCATGCAGAAGCTGAACGTCAAAGGTCGTTCTCAAGCGGTTGTCGAGTTGATCAAGCTTGGCGAGTTGAAGATCTAA
- a CDS encoding SDR family oxidoreductase, translating to MLPNYGYFTKCANVPVEFPPQYQPGQPGIESIMVPRPVSENPSAPGSGKLHGKVALITGGDSGIGRAVAYLFAKEGADLAIVYLNEHGDALETQNRVVQWGRRCMTIAGDIGYEPFCRHAVQQTAAAYGRIDILVNTAGELHYRNGIGDITSEQLERTFRTNVFASFYFAKAVSPFMQPGSAIINTSSVASDTGFDGAIDYTASKGAVDAFTRALATSLIRRGIRVNAVAPGRTWTPLIPSAIPPELYMSYGYDTPIKRTAQPVEIAPAYLYLASADSSYTVGQTLHVNGGEFYGL from the coding sequence ATGCTCCCGAATTACGGCTATTTCACGAAATGCGCGAATGTTCCGGTCGAGTTCCCGCCCCAATACCAGCCCGGACAGCCCGGCATCGAATCCATCATGGTCCCGAGACCCGTTTCGGAAAATCCCTCAGCGCCCGGGAGCGGTAAGCTGCACGGAAAAGTCGCCTTGATCACCGGCGGGGACAGCGGGATCGGACGGGCGGTCGCCTATCTGTTCGCCAAGGAAGGCGCGGACCTCGCGATCGTCTATTTGAACGAGCACGGAGATGCGCTGGAGACGCAGAACCGGGTCGTACAGTGGGGCCGAAGATGTATGACGATCGCGGGAGACATCGGATACGAGCCGTTCTGCCGGCATGCGGTGCAGCAAACGGCTGCCGCTTATGGCCGCATCGATATCCTGGTGAATACCGCGGGGGAGCTGCATTATCGGAATGGTATCGGCGACATCACTTCCGAACAGCTGGAACGCACGTTTCGGACGAACGTTTTCGCCTCCTTTTATTTCGCTAAGGCCGTATCCCCTTTCATGCAACCCGGAAGCGCCATCATCAATACGAGCTCGGTGGCGTCGGATACGGGATTCGACGGCGCCATCGACTACACGGCCAGCAAAGGCGCGGTCGACGCCTTTACGCGCGCGCTGGCAACCTCGCTGATCCGCCGGGGAATCCGGGTAAACGCCGTCGCGCCGGGCAGAACCTGGACCCCGCTCATCCCCTCGGCGATTCCGCCGGAGCTTTATATGTCGTACGGCTACGATACGCCGATCAAGCGAACGGCGCAGCCCGTGGAGATCGCTCCCGCGTATTTGTATTTGGCGTCCGCGGATTCCAGCTATACGGTAGGACAAACCCTGCACGTGAACGGCGGGGAATTTTACGGTCTCTGA
- a CDS encoding SDR family oxidoreductase, with product MKSAFVSGADRGLGLAFVRLLLRQGFRVFAGHYQADPGELGSLAEEHPHALYPIRLDVSDGIGVKEAAERVKGTAASIDLLINNGAILGDIRKTVYDDLDYDEMLGVYNVNALGPLRMTNALLETILRSEDKLIVNISSEAGSIGDCWRNNWFAYSMSKAALNMQTALLHNQFKGTGARVLSVHPGWVQTHMQGKLDSEATYTPDEAAAHILETVYRTDIAQGDQTVFVDLLGQPLPW from the coding sequence ATGAAATCGGCTTTCGTGTCGGGAGCGGACAGGGGACTCGGTCTCGCGTTTGTCCGCCTGCTGTTGAGGCAAGGATTCCGGGTGTTCGCCGGACACTATCAAGCGGATCCGGGGGAGCTCGGTTCGCTTGCAGAGGAACATCCGCATGCCCTCTATCCGATCAGGCTCGACGTTTCGGACGGCATCGGCGTGAAAGAAGCGGCTGAACGGGTAAAAGGTACCGCTGCCTCTATCGATCTGCTGATCAACAACGGCGCCATTTTGGGCGATATCCGGAAAACCGTCTATGACGACCTGGACTACGACGAAATGCTCGGCGTCTATAACGTGAACGCGCTTGGACCTCTCCGCATGACGAACGCGCTGCTCGAAACGATCCTCCGTTCGGAGGACAAGCTGATCGTCAATATTTCCTCGGAAGCGGGAAGCATCGGCGACTGCTGGCGGAACAACTGGTTCGCCTACAGCATGTCGAAAGCCGCGCTGAACATGCAGACGGCGCTGCTCCACAACCAGTTCAAGGGAACGGGAGCGAGGGTGCTGTCCGTCCATCCCGGCTGGGTGCAGACGCACATGCAGGGCAAGCTCGATTCCGAAGCGACTTATACGCCGGATGAAGCGGCCGCTCATATTCTGGAAACCGTCTATCGTACCGATATCGCCCAGGGAGATCAAACGGTGTTCGTCGATTTGCTCGGCCAACCTTTGCCTTGGTGA
- a CDS encoding DRTGG domain-containing protein, with the protein MSGNDPKAGEATKHERLLHYIRELPVGTKISVRQMAKDRGVSEGTAYRALKEAEQLGFISTKERIGTVRVDKKRRGNPGQLTFAEVLEIVQGSLLGGEEGLEKSLHKFVIGAMELDEMRGYIDAGSLLIVGNRENAHRIALEHGAGVLVTGGFGTSEDVKALADDRRLPILTCRHDTFTVASMINRAMYDRLIKRKIMMIADLVEPSTKIGSLKQSATVADFLKLSAETGGSRFPITDEWNRVVGMITSKDVAGSASSQTLDKLMTRRPTTVTMATPVASAAHRFVSEGLELLPVTDRYRKLIGTIGRAEVLRAMQFEGRPAQLGETFDALMWSGLAESRDEEGRLYFTGTATPQMSGPLGTVSEGVLAALMQQAGARAVEDLRRSEHVLENMTTYFLRTVPIEAVITIQPLVIEASRRFVKMEIQVSHDGELIAKAMMTAQTIDPG; encoded by the coding sequence GTGTCGGGTAACGATCCGAAAGCGGGAGAAGCGACGAAGCACGAGCGGCTGCTTCACTATATTCGCGAGCTGCCCGTCGGCACGAAAATCTCGGTGCGCCAGATGGCCAAGGACCGCGGCGTTTCCGAAGGTACCGCGTACCGGGCGCTGAAAGAAGCCGAGCAGCTCGGCTTCATCAGCACCAAGGAGCGGATCGGCACCGTCCGGGTGGACAAGAAGCGCCGAGGCAACCCCGGGCAGCTGACGTTCGCCGAAGTGCTCGAGATCGTACAGGGCAGTCTGCTCGGCGGCGAAGAAGGGCTGGAGAAATCGCTCCATAAGTTCGTCATCGGCGCGATGGAGTTGGACGAAATGCGGGGCTATATCGACGCGGGAAGCCTGCTCATCGTCGGTAACCGGGAGAATGCGCACCGCATCGCGCTGGAGCACGGAGCGGGCGTGCTGGTTACCGGGGGATTCGGTACGAGCGAGGACGTGAAGGCGCTCGCGGACGACCGGCGGCTGCCGATCCTGACGTGCCGCCACGATACGTTCACCGTCGCTTCGATGATCAACCGGGCCATGTACGACCGGCTAATCAAACGCAAAATCATGATGATCGCCGATCTCGTCGAGCCTTCCACCAAAATCGGATCGCTGAAGCAATCCGCGACCGTGGCGGATTTCCTCAAGCTGAGCGCGGAAACGGGCGGCTCGCGGTTTCCGATCACGGACGAATGGAACCGGGTGGTGGGGATGATCACGTCCAAGGACGTCGCGGGCTCCGCGTCATCGCAGACGCTGGACAAGCTGATGACCCGCCGGCCCACGACGGTGACCATGGCGACGCCGGTCGCCTCCGCCGCTCACCGGTTCGTATCGGAAGGCTTGGAGCTGCTGCCCGTGACGGACCGCTATCGCAAGCTGATCGGCACGATCGGACGCGCGGAAGTGCTGAGGGCGATGCAGTTCGAGGGACGTCCGGCGCAGCTCGGGGAAACGTTCGATGCGCTGATGTGGAGCGGTCTGGCGGAAAGCCGGGACGAAGAGGGAAGGCTTTACTTTACCGGCACCGCCACGCCCCAGATGTCGGGGCCGCTCGGAACGGTGTCCGAAGGCGTGCTGGCGGCGCTCATGCAGCAGGCCGGGGCGCGGGCCGTGGAGGACTTGCGGAGAAGCGAGCACGTACTGGAGAACATGACGACTTACTTTCTCCGGACGGTGCCGATCGAGGCGGTCATCACGATCCAGCCGCTCGTCATCGAGGCGAGCCGGCGGTTCGTCAAGATGGAGATCCAGGTCTCTCACGACGGGGAGCTCATCGCCAAGGCGATGATGACCGCACAGACGATCGATCCGGGTTGA
- a CDS encoding YtpI family protein has product MINAIQWVLGALIILTSLSSVFFSVRSRRSANGRLRGLYAARMNVSMGLMLLFIALIQMTLFSGSTVRVIVGALFFLVGLFNLFAGLRNHSHFSRQG; this is encoded by the coding sequence TTGATCAACGCCATTCAATGGGTGCTCGGCGCACTCATTATCCTGACTTCCTTGTCGTCCGTTTTCTTCAGCGTCCGTTCCCGGCGTTCCGCCAACGGGCGCCTGCGCGGACTGTACGCCGCCCGGATGAACGTCAGCATGGGGCTCATGCTCCTGTTCATCGCGCTCATCCAAATGACGCTGTTCAGCGGATCGACCGTCCGCGTCATCGTCGGGGCTTTGTTTTTCCTGGTCGGCTTGTTCAATCTTTTCGCGGGGCTGCGCAACCACTCGCACTTCAGCCGGCAAGGGTAA
- a CDS encoding ABC transporter permease — translation MTFRSLALSNVRGNLRAYAAFLLSSIFSVMIFYLYAAFLYHPGVVSGEIAAAGQVRQGMLICEILIVIFSFFFVLYSSSAFMKTRKKEFGLFSLFGMTKGQIRKMVLYEGVFLALISIVFGIGLGMLFSKLFFMALTALLNSGTVIGFAVPWKAVILTGGGFFVLFVAITLLTLRKTGRSEIVDLLKEASKPKIEPKYSKWLTAVCVVCLGAGYGLAVSMSSLTFLILMLPVVGLTVIGTYFLFTQGSIAAIRFLQRRKPVYYRRTNLLTVSQMAFRIKDNARVLFTVSILSAVMLTASGTVYVFQKVQRDQLLEHMPNTIGYYERGNVGHEVADPEDIRRILREDGRELAWEQRLAGLAADKVTLIQGETSDPSPLGGDDGVMLVPETGYNAEAAKQGKSSLAVAAGKAVVVLPYREMQGRARYEGWNLDALLNGRTERFEVSETTAGAIVSPVGTATYMIVLDDADYASLSAASPPSRMLTAYGFEWKNWENESSLATADKIRKAMSPAADRQAQTKRVSYYLDTKRSMALTFFIGMFITLLFFVASGSMLYFKMFTELQEDSAQFRSLVRIGMTASEIRRIVVTQVGIVFFVPCVVGIVHALFAMYALSNILGDSVFAYSSIVFIVYVAMQAAYFAISCLTYMKSIMAGTKPAASAA, via the coding sequence ATGACGTTCCGTTCGCTCGCGCTTAGCAACGTCCGGGGCAACCTTCGCGCTTACGCCGCCTTCCTGCTCAGCAGCATCTTCTCGGTCATGATCTTCTATTTGTACGCAGCATTCCTGTACCACCCCGGCGTCGTGAGCGGGGAAATCGCAGCGGCGGGGCAAGTCCGGCAAGGCATGCTCATTTGCGAAATCCTGATCGTGATTTTCTCTTTTTTCTTCGTGCTCTACTCCAGCTCCGCGTTCATGAAGACGCGCAAAAAAGAGTTCGGCCTGTTCTCCCTGTTCGGCATGACGAAGGGACAGATCCGCAAAATGGTGCTGTACGAGGGAGTATTCCTCGCGCTGATCTCGATCGTCTTCGGCATCGGGCTCGGCATGCTGTTCAGCAAGCTTTTCTTCATGGCGTTGACCGCCCTGCTGAACTCCGGCACGGTGATCGGATTCGCCGTTCCTTGGAAAGCGGTCATCTTGACCGGCGGCGGATTCTTCGTGCTTTTCGTCGCCATCACGCTGCTCACGCTAAGGAAAACGGGCCGTTCCGAAATCGTGGACCTTCTCAAGGAAGCGAGCAAGCCGAAAATCGAGCCGAAGTATTCCAAATGGCTGACCGCGGTTTGCGTCGTTTGCCTCGGCGCCGGCTACGGGCTGGCGGTATCGATGTCGTCGCTTACGTTTCTGATTCTCATGCTGCCGGTCGTCGGTTTGACCGTGATCGGGACCTATTTTCTGTTCACCCAGGGCAGCATCGCGGCCATCCGTTTCCTGCAGCGGCGCAAGCCGGTATATTATCGCCGGACGAATTTGCTCACGGTTTCGCAAATGGCTTTCAGAATCAAGGACAATGCGCGGGTCCTCTTTACCGTATCGATCCTGAGCGCGGTGATGCTGACGGCTTCGGGGACGGTTTACGTTTTCCAGAAGGTGCAGCGGGATCAATTGCTCGAGCATATGCCGAACACCATCGGTTACTACGAGAGAGGCAACGTCGGCCATGAGGTCGCCGATCCGGAGGACATAAGAAGGATTTTGCGCGAAGACGGCCGGGAGCTTGCGTGGGAGCAGCGATTAGCCGGCCTGGCGGCCGACAAAGTCACGCTGATCCAAGGGGAAACGTCCGATCCGAGCCCGCTGGGCGGCGATGACGGCGTGATGCTCGTGCCGGAGACCGGTTACAACGCCGAGGCGGCGAAGCAAGGGAAATCGTCGTTAGCAGTGGCTGCCGGAAAAGCCGTCGTCGTGCTGCCTTATCGGGAGATGCAGGGCCGTGCCCGTTATGAAGGATGGAATTTGGACGCGCTGCTGAACGGCAGAACGGAACGGTTCGAAGTCAGCGAAACGACGGCCGGCGCAATCGTCAGCCCCGTCGGCACCGCGACTTACATGATCGTCCTCGACGATGCGGATTATGCGAGTCTATCGGCGGCTTCGCCTCCATCGCGGATGCTTACGGCTTACGGCTTCGAGTGGAAGAACTGGGAAAACGAAAGCAGTCTCGCCACGGCGGACAAAATCCGCAAGGCCATGTCGCCCGCCGCCGATCGGCAGGCGCAGACGAAGCGTGTCTCCTACTATCTCGATACCAAGAGAAGCATGGCCTTGACGTTCTTCATCGGGATGTTCATCACCCTTCTTTTCTTCGTGGCATCGGGGAGCATGTTGTATTTCAAAATGTTCACGGAGCTGCAGGAGGATTCCGCGCAATTCCGCTCCTTGGTGAGGATCGGCATGACCGCCTCGGAAATCCGACGGATCGTCGTGACGCAAGTCGGCATCGTGTTCTTCGTGCCCTGCGTCGTCGGAATCGTCCACGCGCTGTTCGCGATGTACGCGTTAAGCAACATCCTCGGCGATTCCGTCTTCGCCTACTCTTCCATCGTCTTTATCGTGTACGTCGCGATGCAGGCCGCGTATTTCGCGATCAGCTGTTTGACTTACATGAAAAGCATCATGGCCGGCACGAAACCCGCCGCTTCGGCCGCGTAA